In Candidatus Neomarinimicrobiota bacterium, the sequence AGTGGCGCGTCACCACTCCACAGCTTCAAATCCTCATCGATGAGAAAGGATATCAGCACCGGCAGGCCGGTCTTGACGGCGGCCTGCACAGCGATAAGCGCTTCCGCCAATGTGATGTGAGTCTCAAGGAGCAATACGTCGGCTCCGTATTCCGCCAGCCACCGGGCCAGTTCCCGGTAGGTTATATCAGCAGTCTCAGCGCCGGGGTAGTCACCGGGATTGTAGCAGTCGCCCACCGGTGCCAGGGACCCGGCCACGAGCTTGCTCCCTGACGGATAGGCTTGGACTGCCTCCCGGGCCAGTTCAATGGCACGGCGAGTGGCCCGGCGGGCGCTCTCCCGCGCGTTTCGCTCGTCCAATCCCGCGCGCCGGTAAGTGAAAGTGGTGGTGCGAAAGGTGTTAGCCGTGAGTAGTTGGGCGCCAGCCGCCAGGTAGTCTCGATGAATGGCCCGCACGACTTCCGGATCGGTTTCAAGGGCTCTGGCTGACCATAGGGGCAGAGAGATATCCACCCCTCGGCGGTGCAGCTCCGTGCCCATAGCGCCATCCAGCA encodes:
- a CDS encoding homocysteine S-methyltransferase family protein, with the protein product MSALDQLLSQPGTILLDGAMGTELHRRGVDISLPLWSARALETDPEVVRAIHRDYLAAGAQLLTANTFRTTTFTYRRAGLDERNARESARRATRRAIELAREAVQAYPSGSKLVAGSLAPVGDCYNPGDYPGAETADITYRELARWLAEYGADVLLLETHITLAEALIAVQAAVKTGLPVLISFLIDEDLKLWSGDAPLSEAVRAAEGEGAQGILVNCVTLPVARQGVETIADLTTLPYGAYANAGRSRPSAEGSITELVPDEEFAAAAQEWIDLGARMIGGCCGTTPRTIALVHQKLSPLAPANKPV